attgtatttcctGCGTAAAAAGTTTACTTCTTGCACATCAGTCTTGTGctcatgatggtttttatttcaGCGATGGAGATATTGGGAAACCTGTGTAAAGCAGATGACAATGGAGTCCTCATTTGTGAGTATGTGGATCAGGAATCCTACAGGGAGATAATATGTCATCTCACGTTACCTGATGTGCTGCTTGTAATCTCCACACTAGAGGTGCTATACATGCTTACAGAACTGGGAGATGGGACCTGCACAAAGATAGCTTCTGTGGACAAGAGTATAGGTAAGCACATTCCCTTTACATGGCCATCCCATTTCTTGGGTTATTGAgaacaagtgtgtttttaatgtgcttAGAGTTAGTTAGATCtatcaacaaaaataataatttaacattttatgAACTGTCAAGTCATTTCAGTATAACACTTAATGGAAATAGGTGTACCTAAGTTGCTGAAAACAGGAAAGCAATTTTAGAACATTAAGCCAACCCATTTATCCATGTCTACATTCAATAAAATGTCACCTtaaatatttgtatgtgtttaaatacagtatttgtatgcTTGTAACCAGAGTATCAAACTATGCTTAGTAAATTGTGTGGTTCTGTATGTACAGAGTAAGGTTTAATGTCAATGGAAAGATCTGAAAACAAGTCTTACTGGGCAGTTTAACAGGTACTGTACAACGGTTGGGAGCTGAAATGTGATCTTTTCTTTGTTGGTAGATTACAGCCATGCTTTGTTTTGTACCTGTGTAGATCTGCTGGTACGCTTGGTATCCGTAGACATCCAGACCTTTGGACCTGATGCTCTCACAGTGGTGAAGCTTATTGAGCATCAAAGTGCTAATAACCAAGTGGTGTCAGAAATAAGGGCGCAGTCAGTGGAGCACATCCCAGCACAGACTCATGGAACACCAGCTCCAGGTAAGAACAGCTTTAGATCAATTACTGGCAGAGACAAACAAACTTCACTCCAGGGTCAGGTAGGTTGTCTCAAATTAGTTACTTTTATTAGTATTTCTAAGTATTATTGATAGTAGTAGTATTCATATTagtagtattttaaattatgttaataGTAGTGTTGAAgatgatgatattattattattattattattattattattattttattattattattattattattattaataataataataataataataataataataataataataataattaataataaaaataataaaaataataaataataataaataataataaataataataaataataagtagtGTTTCAATTGTTTTTCTTCTATCAGGTTTGATATACGACAGTAACTGTAGAAAAAAACAACGTAAAAAAATACAGCTTGCTGCAAAGTATGTCTTTTATAGAAATCTGTTCTTCAGCAAATGTGAGGCAAAACAGTTACATAAATAGTTTGTGGAATTATGCATTTCAGAGATCTGTCCTGAGGATCAATCAACACTATTTAGTGTACTGTGGCAGACAGTATGTAAACATAAAACACTCTTTCTATTTATGTGCCCCTCGATTGCCCCCTCTAGGGTGACATGGAGTATAACAGTCCACCAGAAACCTTACCTTTTAAGCACAATGTTTTCTGTGTCACATTTTTAGTATAGAATGTGGCAAATAGATAGTGGGCTAAGGaccatgttttatttgaaaagtatGTGGTCAAAACTAAGAACAGTATCCAGATTGAgggatgcattattattattattattattattattattattattattattattattattattattagaaggtAACCTTGAATTGAGATGCTTTGTTTGATTGATTGTCTGGGGGTATTTAACACAGTATATCAGTTATTTGCTGCAGTGTTGCTATGGTTTTTGTCCTTGTTTGGTAATGGCTTGGTAAAGTAcaattaaagtaaaaacaaattgaATCTACTACCATGGTTGAAAGCTGTTTTATAAATTGTCAAAGTTGATACTATCTTAACACTCTTTAGGATAAATGCTTAGTGGTAGAAAAATGCAAATAGTGATACTGGGTCATTTTGTCTGTTTTCTAAGCAACAAGAACTGTTCCTGTGCAATCAACTGCTACCCCTCCTGGTATTGTTGAAATTGATGGGGAGAAGTTTTTATCTCAGTGGTAAGTCTTTGATAAACATTTGTTTTGCAGTATTATTCCTAAGTAAATGTTGGAAAGattaaaactgatttaaaacctcttctttttttttataaggctAAGTGCACATTTTGAGGCGCACCTTGAAAGCTCTGTCTCTCGATCAGAGATGTACTCGGATTACCTTTCAATTTGCAGTAAAATGGCTCGAGGTGGTATCTTAACATCTACTGGCTTTTATAAATGCTTaaggtatgtgtttttttgttcgtttttgtttttacatctcTGGAGCTCTCGTGTAACTTTTCAGTCACCTTTTCTATTCCATTTGtcattttatataacttttttttaaaagcagacagcaacatttatattttttgttgtattatggGCACCAGCTGGAAATCAAACTCGTGTTATGTTTTTGACTTTTGTTAATAtaagttttttgttcttttgtgtgtgtgtgtgtgtgtgtgtgtgtgtgtgtgtgtgtgtgtgtgtcttagggGCATCTTTCCAAACCATACAATAAAGAGAATGGATGATCCCAAGAATAGTGGACAAGCCCACATCCATGTAGTTGGAATTCGCAGGAGGGCTATTCCACTTCCAGTCCAGCTCTATTACCAGCAACAGGCTTCTCCTGCAACTCCAGAAATGTCCCAGACTCCACCAACAGGTAATCGAAGCCACTGAATACACGTCCTTGAGTGACATGAAAACATAGCTTTGCTGTACTATTTAAAGTGAACATTTTGCCATTCAGCTGGTGTAACGATAAAAAGTTTGTCAAGTAAAATCTAAGATCTCATTGTCGCTCTCCCCCCATGTTTAGGCTTGCCTCATGGACCTCAGAGTGTAGGAAATCACTTCCCTCGGACACCGGTCAGTAGCCTTACTGCCAATGTGGCAGCCTCACAGATGGCCTTCACGGTTCAAGGAGTCTCCAGTGCGTCTCAGACTGTTTCTAGGATATCCCAAAACCAGCCTGCCCAGGCCCAGCAGCACCAAAACACAGCAATGACTGTGATACAGAACAAACCTGGCGAGGTTATGAAAGCAACAGTGGTCCAGGGCTCCATTTCTCAGTCAGCTGTTCCTGTCAACGTTTCTGTCGTTCAGAACCACAACAGTGCAGTGCACCAGCCTTCTGTGACAGTTGTCACTTCACAGCAATTGCTTCACCACTCTCCAGTAATACCCTCTGGAACCCCAGTCACTGTCTTTCAGCAAGGGCTGCCTCAGACTCACATAATCGCGGGCAGGGTGCAGAATATTCCAGCAGTGTCTAATGTTTCAGCCTCTCAAGGGCAGCAGCTGGTGACTACATCATCTCTACCCATGCAGACTTCACAGCAGCCAGGAACAACGGGCCACCAACAGGAGACGGTCATCCTCGCACCCCAGCAGTATATATCCACTTCCACGCCCAGTATCGTCTCCTGTACCTCGGTGCAGAACTTCCAAGTTGCTGGTGGTCAGGTGTTCACCATAGCAGGTGTGCAAAGCCCTCAGGCGTCTCGCGTGACCTTCCAGAACATCGCTCCCAAGCCCGTGCCCTCACAGACCACCGTGATGTCGCAGCCCATGCACCAACCGCAGCAGCCCCAGCAGCAAAGTGTGGTTATCGTCGGCCCGAACCCTCAGCAGAACCCAGCCTACGCATCAGCCATCCATCAAATCGTACTCTCCAATCCCACCTCCATTCCAGCCAGTCAAACGGTTCAGTTGGCTGGACAAGCAAGCATTACCCAATCTCCTTCACCATCTCCTGGGCCTGCAGCCAGCAGTCACGTGCCACAGATCATGGCATCTCCAAACACCATGCAGATGCAAGGGCCTCCCCCAACCGTCAGCCAGATGTTGTCTGTTAagaggcagcagcagcaccaccacCTCCCCCCACAGCCACAGATGCAAGTTCAGCCTCAGCCTGCACCTCCACCTCCAGGTCAACCTACCTCCACTGAATCTAGTTTAATCAAACAGTTGCTTCTTCCAAAGCGAGGCCCATCCACTCCTGGAGGCAAACTGATTCTCCCCGCTCCCCAGTTACCTCCCCCAAATAATTCTAGAGCTCAGAGTCCTCAGGTGGTCTACCAAGTAGCAAACAACCAAAACCCAGGTTTTGGTGTTCAGGGTCAGCCACAGCCCCAGCAGCTACTGGTAGGCCAGCAAAATGTTCAGCTGGTACAGAGCTCTATTCAATCACAAGGGACTGTCCAAACTGTGCCCATTTCCAATTTGCAGATTTTACCTGGCCAGTTGATCTCCACTAGTAGCCCTGCAACCATCATCCAAGGTACTGCTGGTAAccaggtaaccttcacagttgtgCCAAATACCAGTTTTACTACTGCTGCTGTTAGTCAGGGAAGTGGATCGCAGATTATAGCGCCGGCAGGAATCTCAGTAAGCAGCTCACAACCTGGAGTTGGCCTTCAAGTACAGACCATTCCAACGTCTCAAGTTGGGCAAACAAGTCAATCTCCCACACCACCGTTTAAAGGCGACAAGATCATCTGCCAGAAGGAGGAGGAGGCAAAAGATGCAACTGGGCTACATGTACATGAACGCAAAATTGAAATAATGGAGAACTCTTCCCTCCCAGAAGGGGCTGCCAAAACCAGCAATGGGGACTCAAAGGAGTGTGAAACACCTGCAGCAAATCTTGTTAATGGAAAAAAATATGTTGACTCTAGTCTACCTCCATCTAACTCAGGGAAAAACCAGTTGGAGGCCAGTCAGTGCATGCAGGTCACGAACGGGCCCCTGTCTGAAGTCAGTGACAATCCTGCCAATGGGATGCAGTGTACGGAGCAGGCAGATGCACAGGAGCTAAAAAGTGACCTGAGAAAGTCCCTGGTGAATGGGATCTGTGACTTTGAAAAAGGAGATGGTTCTCATTTAAGCAAAAACATTCCAAATCATAAAGCTTCCAAATATGTGGGAAATGGAGAGATCTCTCCACCGGAACAGCAAGAGAATTCAGACCCCACTCGGCAAGATACTGCCAAAGCTGGTCACTCTGAAAGAACATCAAATGGGCCAGTAATAATGAATAATGCTCTGCCTATTGCAAATGCACCATTGGAGGTATACCAAAAGGTTAGCAGTAATAGTACAGAGTTATCAAATGGACCTGTACAATCAAGTTTAAAATCAGATTtgcctcagcagcagcagcatccatGCGTAGTAATGTCATTGCAGTCTACAGCCTCAGTAACGATAACCACTGTAAATCCATTCACAACAGTATCCCAGTCTGGAACTGCAACGCCTCAGTGTGTACCATCATTTGAGCCTCGGTCTTCCAATGGCTCAAATGAAAGCCGGGGTGTAAAGAGACCAGCAGAGGATATGGACAGAGGAACAGTTTCAGGAATCCCCAATAAAGTAGGGGTGAGAATTGTTACAATTAGTGACCCCAACAATGCTGGCTGCAGTGCAACAATGGTAGCTGTGCCAGCTGGTGCTGACCCAAGCACTGTAGTTAAAGCAGCAATAGAAAATGCAGCCCAACAAAAACAGTACCAACCTCCCTTTGTACAAGGGCTGGTGACACAGGTTAgagaactatttattttttttaaactactattATATGCCAAatgtatacataaataaatatataagtacaACATTCGGAGATCAGTAATGTTGATTTAGTTATTGAGAAAATGAATTGTAAAGCATTGGTAGTGCTCATGTGTTACACCTTGTGTAAACTGTTTGGCGTTTCATGTTGCAGAACTGGTTGGTTGTTTGGTAGGTATGTCTTAACTGGTTAGTTAAGCCTTATACTAGAAACTCACCTAACCAAACTTTTGCAGCACATCAATATCTCATCTGTGctcaactttttaaaaatgtttttcactTTTAACAGCCTTCATGTATCTCGTCAACAATAACTGTACAGGCACCGCAAGTGAGTTCCACTACACCTCCATCTGTAACCCCAACTTCAAGTCAGCATTCAGAGCATGTAAGGAAGCCTGGACAGAACTTCATGTGCTTATGGAAATCTTGTAAAAGGtaaatcctttatttatttatttatttttttttttgtagtagatGCTCTTTATGAATCACCCagcattttaaaattttaaagaaaaatatttttcccATACCATTGAGCTCTGCCATTGGCCTGACGTAGTAATTTTCAAGAGACTTCGTACTGTGCTTTTAGATTTTATCTGTGCTTTTGCCTATCTGGATATTCATCAACATTGTGTTTTGTATGCCTGGCTTCATGTAAACCTGAAACAAAACTAAAGACATGttcatgttctgtttttttttcacattgatgTGGTGTTAATGAATCATCGTGTATGTATTTAAATTTCCacaattttactttttttcctAGTTTGTGTAATGTTTTCAATATGGGATTAAGATTACAACCAGTGAAACAATGCATGTGCAGTTAATATTATAGAAAACTAACATCATTGAAGGAGTTCCTGGgaattgttttggtttctgatgTAAATGTGGTGATGTGTGGCACAACGTTATTTCTTTATTGAAGTCTTCCTGTCTTATTTCAGGTGGTTTCAGACACCCTCTCAGGTGTTCTACCATGCTGCCACCCAACACGGAAGCAAAGACACATACCCAGGGCAGTGCTTTTGGGAGGGCTGTGAGCCTTTCCCTCGCCAGAGACTGTCCTTCATTACTCATTTACAGGCAAGAGTTTGAAACGTTGAACACATTGTGACTTTCATTCTGACTTGTGAATAGCGGTGTTTAagttctttttttgtattattattttaatgatgcAGGATAAGCACTGCTCAAGAGAAGCTCTGCTTGCTGGATTAAAACAAGAGGAGCAAACACAAAGTGGAAATCAGAAAACTTCCAAGTAAGAACATATTTGTAATTTTACTTAAACTACAGTACTTAATATTGAAGTATGACATTTTGGCAAGCATAGTAACATTGACTTAAGGTACATGTATAAAGGATCTTTTTTATTACAAAACCTGTAATGCAGGgtttatggtatgttttatgtttggtcgctacctctaatcaagttgagagtgtatttctcgcaTACTCTTTGTGTAAGctgggtctgtcatacaaagagtgcaggAGAAAATACTCAGTTTGATTAGAGGTAGCTACCGAACATTTATAAACCTcttaagtcattaaatctaaataaacagaGAAAGCTGGTTACATATTTCATCTATTGATGTAGATTTTGTTGTGGAATTCTTTGTCATTGACATCTACACTCTGACGCATTCGAAGTGTAGGTGCCGCTAATGTATTCCAGTGGGGATCTAACTTATTATATTTAGATATGTTGATGTagttttaatttagtaattttattttttatacaatccAATGAATTAAAACCTGTATTACTTTTGGACATCTTTGTCTTGAAGTGTACTTTTGAAAATGAGCACTAATAGGTGGAAACTCCCAAGACTACATTTTATTCTCAATTGTACTTCACAAAATCGTAGATGACTGGTTTATAGATTCAGATTGGCATTGATCATGAACGTAGATAAGCTTAGATAAGATAGTCTGTCACTGGTGCTAATCAGGGTCATGTGAAACAAGCCAAAAGTCTATTTAGGGCATATTATAATCACAGTTATAATTCAAAATGTGAATTCAACAAATTAAATATGTTGGTTATATGATTTCAGAAATCCTAGTGTGTTTCGTGGTTGCTTTAGTAATAACAGATTTCTTGGAATGTAGAGAACATCCACTTGTTACTGATTTGACTTGCATACATTGAGCATGAGTTCCCCCTGCTGTTCATTTTCATTAAATGTTTGTCATCAAGAACTGGTTTCTACAGCTTGACTGTAGACGCCACACAGGACCTGTGAAATGTATTGCTGATCAGTATTCTTTTCTGTAGGCAACAGGCAGCAGTAGGTAACACTTCCAGTCCCAGAGCACAGAAAGCTATTGTAAATCATCCCAGTGCTGCTCTCATGGCTCTGCGGCGTGGATCTCGAAACCTGGTTTTCAGAGATTTCACAGTGAGTAGTAGTTTAACTTCAAAGTCTTTATCGGCTTTTTCTTCTCATCACAACAAATGAGTTCATGTTTATTTTGTGCATGTGTTTTTGTTGAAGGATGAAAAAGAGGGACCCATAACCAAACACATCCGGCTGACAGCTGCCTTAACGTTAAAAAATATTGCGAAATATTCAGACTGTGGCCGAAAGTAAGTATATACATATTGTAGTTTTTAAAGCATATTTTTATTATGCTTGCTAAATCAATCGGTCATTTTAAATACTTAGAATTTGTCAATTTAAAATTACAACAGACTTGACactgtatttttatgtaaatgccatatttttgttttatttataaaactgtcagatgtatttattttttgtcaactTTGCAGGTTGGTGAAACGGCATGAAAACCATCTATCTGTACTAGCTCTAAGTAACATGGAAGCTTCCACCACGCTTGCCAAATGCCTTTATGAACTCACTCACACAACTGAGTCCTGAATAAAAGACCAGGAAACAGACTCTGAAAATGCTACAGTGAAGGAAATTCATTTTTCCTATCTGGAGGAGGAGAGtactaaaaaaacatttcaaatactgtTACCGATGAAAACTGAGTCTTAATGGAAAAGAAACCATAGGCTGGCATATTTTATCTGTTCCCATGATGCAGAGTAAGCCTTGTATTCTGATCACGGAATGAATCCCTTTGTTCTTTATATAAACTGCCATGGGATCTTCAACCAGCTGTTTGCAGGATGCCACTCAAAGCAACTTTATCCTAAAAGAAACTGGTCTGATCAGAATTCAGTACCATCCACATTGGAACAGATACATTTAATATTAAAGAACAATAAACTTTACGATCAGACAAGATACAAGCATTACTTATTTTTATTCTGTACCCAACGAGCACATTTTTATATTCATGGAACTATTTGATTAAGCTAGTTTAAATACAAGTTTCAGCACAGCAGAAGTAAGCCTCTGGTCTTGGAGATTGATGCTGATGACTAGCTATGGATtacgtgttttttgttttagaaattggTAGCTTGGTTTTCTTACTTGAGCCAATATAttttcacttatttatttataaaaaaaaataaaaaaaataccagtatGATGAAAACCATGTACATTTTTgtgaatatatataaaaaaatcaattttcatgCCACTGCAGCCACTGGAAACACTCTGTGGTGTCA
The sequence above is a segment of the Acipenser ruthenus chromosome 7, fAciRut3.2 maternal haplotype, whole genome shotgun sequence genome. Coding sequences within it:
- the LOC117415845 gene encoding AT-rich interactive domain-containing protein 2-like isoform X1 — protein: MANSTGKNQPDQRRKGLAFLDELRQFHRSRGSPFKKIPVVGGRELDLHALYTRVTTLGGFAKVSDKNQWGELVEDFNFPRSCSNADFVLKQYYLRYLEKYEKVHHFGEDDEEVQPGNPKPLLPIGAIPASYNYQQHTVSDYLRQSYGLSMEFVTACDYNKLVLSLLSGLPNEVDFAINVCTLLSNESKHVMQLEKDPKLITLLLAHAGIFDDTLGSFCTVFGDEWKEKTSRDFIKFWKDIVEDSEVRDLLADKSSTSQDGTTKDSSWDSLFHPPRNVGINDIEGQRVLQIAVILRNLSFEEANVKLLAANRTCLRFLLLCAHCHFISLRQLGLDTLGNVAGELQLDPVDFRATHLMFHTITKCLMSRDRFLKMRAMEILGNLCKADDNGVLICEYVDQESYREIICHLTLPDVLLVISTLEVLYMLTELGDGTCTKIASVDKSIDLLVRLVSVDIQTFGPDALTVVKLIEHQSANNQVVSEIRAQSVEHIPAQTHGTPAPATRTVPVQSTATPPGIVEIDGEKFLSQWLSAHFEAHLESSVSRSEMYSDYLSICSKMARGGILTSTGFYKCLRGIFPNHTIKRMDDPKNSGQAHIHVVGIRRRAIPLPVQLYYQQQASPATPEMSQTPPTGLPHGPQSVGNHFPRTPVSSLTANVAASQMAFTVQGVSSASQTVSRISQNQPAQAQQHQNTAMTVIQNKPGEVMKATVVQGSISQSAVPVNVSVVQNHNSAVHQPSVTVVTSQQLLHHSPVIPSGTPVTVFQQGLPQTHIIAGRVQNIPAVSNVSASQGQQLVTTSSLPMQTSQQPGTTGHQQETVILAPQQYISTSTPSIVSCTSVQNFQVAGGQVFTIAGVQSPQASRVTFQNIAPKPVPSQTTVMSQPMHQPQQPQQQSVVIVGPNPQQNPAYASAIHQIVLSNPTSIPASQTVQLAGQASITQSPSPSPGPAASSHVPQIMASPNTMQMQGPPPTVSQMLSVKRQQQHHHLPPQPQMQVQPQPAPPPPGQPTSTESSLIKQLLLPKRGPSTPGGKLILPAPQLPPPNNSRAQSPQVVYQVANNQNPGFGVQGQPQPQQLLVGQQNVQLVQSSIQSQGTVQTVPISNLQILPGQLISTSSPATIIQGTAGNQVTFTVVPNTSFTTAAVSQGSGSQIIAPAGISVSSSQPGVGLQVQTIPTSQVGQTSQSPTPPFKGDKIICQKEEEAKDATGLHVHERKIEIMENSSLPEGAAKTSNGDSKECETPAANLVNGKKYVDSSLPPSNSGKNQLEASQCMQVTNGPLSEVSDNPANGMQCTEQADAQELKSDLRKSLVNGICDFEKGDGSHLSKNIPNHKASKYVGNGEISPPEQQENSDPTRQDTAKAGHSERTSNGPVIMNNALPIANAPLEVYQKVSSNSTELSNGPVQSSLKSDLPQQQQHPCVVMSLQSTASVTITTVNPFTTVSQSGTATPQCVPSFEPRSSNGSNESRGVKRPAEDMDRGTVSGIPNKVGVRIVTISDPNNAGCSATMVAVPAGADPSTVVKAAIENAAQQKQYQPPFVQGLVTQPSCISSTITVQAPQVSSTTPPSVTPTSSQHSEHVRKPGQNFMCLWKSCKRWFQTPSQVFYHAATQHGSKDTYPGQCFWEGCEPFPRQRLSFITHLQDKHCSREALLAGLKQEEQTQSGNQKTSKQQAAVGNTSSPRAQKAIVNHPSAALMALRRGSRNLVFRDFTDEKEGPITKHIRLTAALTLKNIAKYSDCGRKLVKRHENHLSVLALSNMEASTTLAKCLYELTHTTES
- the LOC117415845 gene encoding AT-rich interactive domain-containing protein 2-like isoform X2, which produces MANSTGKNQPDQRRKGLAFLDELRQFHRSRGSPFKKIPVVGGRELDLHALYTRVTTLGGFAKVSDKNQWGELVEDFNFPRSCSNADFVLKQYYLRYLEKYEKVHHFGEDDEEVQPGNPKPLLPIGAIPASYNYQQHTVSDYLRQSYGLSMEFVTACDYNKLVLSLLSGLPNEVDFAINVCTLLSNESKHVMQLEKDPKLITLLLAHAGIFDDTLGSFCTVFGDEWKEKTSRDFIKFWKDIVEDSEVRDLLADKSSTSQDGTTKDSSWDSLFHPPRNVGINDIEGQRVLQIAVILRNLSFEEANVKLLAANRTCLRFLLLCAHCHFISLRQLGLDTLGNVAGELQLDPVDFRATHLMFHTITKCLMSRDRFLKMRAMEILGNLCKADDNGVLICEYVDQESYREIICHLTLPDVLLVISTLEVLYMLTELGDGTCTKIASVDKSIDLLVRLVSVDIQTFGPDALTVVKLIEHQSANNQVVSEIRAQSVEHIPAQTHGTPAPATRTVPVQSTATPPGIVEIDGEKFLSQWLSAHFEAHLESSVSRSEMYSDYLSICSKMARGGILTSTGFYKCLRGIFPNHTIKRMDDPKNSGQAHIHVVGIRRRAIPLPVQLYYQQQASPATPEMSQTPPTGLPHGPQSVGNHFPRTPVSSLTANVAASQMAFTVQGVSSASQTVSRISQNQPAQAQQHQNTAMTVIQNKPGEVMKATVVQGSISQSAVPVNVSVVQNHNSAVHQPSVTVVTSQQLLHHSPVIPSGTPVTVFQQGLPQTHIIAGRVQNIPAVSNVSASQGQQLVTTSSLPMQTSQQPGTTGHQQETVILAPQQYISTSTPSIVSCTSVQNFQVAGGQVFTIAGVQSPQASRVTFQNIAPKPVPSQTTVMSQPMHQPQQPQQQSVVIVGPNPQQNPAYASAIHQIVLSNPTSIPASQTVQLAGQASITQSPSPSPGPAASSHVPQIMASPNTMQMQGPPPTVSQMLSVKRQQQHHHLPPQPQMQVQPQPAPPPPGQPTSTESSLIKQLLLPKRGPSTPGGKLILPAPQLPPPNNSRAQSPQVVYQVANNQNPGFGVQGQPQPQQLLVGQQNVQLVQSSIQSQGTVQTVPISNLQILPGQLISTSSPATIIQGTAGNQVTFTVVPNTSFTTAAVSQGSGSQIIAPAGISVSSSQPGVGLQVQTIPTSQVGQTSQSPTPPFKGDKIICQKEEEAKDATGLHVHERKIEIMENSSLPEGAAKTSNGDSKECETPAANLVNGKKYVDSSLPPSNSGKNQLEASQCMQVTNGPLSEVSDNPANGMQCTEQADAQELKSDLRKSLVNGICDFEKGDGSHLSKNIPNHKASKYVGNGEISPPEQQENSDPTRQDTAKAGHSERTSNGPVIMNNALPIANAPLEVYQKVSSNSTELSNGPVQSSLKSDLPQQQQHPCVVMSLQSTASVTITTVNPFTTVSQSGTATPQCVPSFEPRSSNGSNESRGVKRPAEDMDRGTVSGIPNKVGVRIVTISDPNNAGCSATMVAVPAGADPSTVVKAAIENAAQQKQYQPPFVQGLVTQAPQVSSTTPPSVTPTSSQHSEHVRKPGQNFMCLWKSCKRWFQTPSQVFYHAATQHGSKDTYPGQCFWEGCEPFPRQRLSFITHLQDKHCSREALLAGLKQEEQTQSGNQKTSKQQAAVGNTSSPRAQKAIVNHPSAALMALRRGSRNLVFRDFTDEKEGPITKHIRLTAALTLKNIAKYSDCGRKLVKRHENHLSVLALSNMEASTTLAKCLYELTHTTES